The DNA window TAGTAAAAGACTTTAGTTGTATGTGATAATAGCTGTTACTTGCTCTCACTACAGATGTAAttcttaaatgttttaatgttttaaaaaacctaaatgTTTTACTGTTAAACACTCAATACATTCTTCAAGTCTAGTGGAAGATGAAtaatttcagcaaaattattttaaaacaatattctaACGCAATTTCTAACTGGAAAGACACAATCTCACAATCCGAAGTGACACGCACAAACTCTTTATCGTCTCTACAAAGacaatttgctttaaaacTGATTTACTGATTTCCTCACAAAATCAAGTGTGTCAAAGAACGCAGCCTCTCAGTATTGTTTCGGGAGCTGGAACTAAGCGATAATCCCCCGTACATTCTATATCCTGCTATGTCTTATTGGTGTACGTAAGCTATTTCGAATGTCATATGAAATGGCGTATTAATGTATTCTTGAACAAAAAATGACGCATCGAAACATTAGGTGCACGTATTGAGGCCCTTTGTTAGCCAGAATGCTTCCGTAAGTGTTCTGTACCATTCCATTTAGTTTGTCTAAGCTCCATTCTAGTCATGTGTCGTACGTAGGAAACCAATATTAAACTATTCCACATCTAATGCCACAAACATCCATCATTTCAGTAGAGCAGTTCTAGGTGCTGTTTGGAATGTAAGATTAATCTCTCGGTGGAAGTAATACACGGATAAGGATAGCTTTATTGTATAGCTTTGGTAGCGTTCGAGTTACGTACACGCCTAGGTTGCATCTCTCGGTAcatctccctctccctctctcttcaTCTGTTAACGAGTATTTGAACGTTTTTTGGATAAATCCCCACCACCTTTCCaattcactcttttttttccaaccgGTAAGTAGTTTATCGCTTCCGTTAACGAAAGAGCCGGTGAAATAAGGTTTTCCCAGGTTTGAACCACGTACAGCAGCAGTAGAATATCGATCCCCTTTTCCCTTAGAACATTTTTTGCGAGTGCATACACAAACACGGTGTAGAGATGCGCATAATCCATATGAGTGAGAGAGTGAGTTAAAACATACTAGTGAATGAGAGTCACTTGCTCATCACGCggttcgtttcaactcactgaTTCACTCTTTtcgcaactcgactcaccgcGCTCGAGACGTCAAACGAGTTGACTCTCTATAACGGACTCATTCGCTCTGAGTGTAACTCACTCAACTGAGTTACTATTATCATCTCTCTAGTACTGCGCactcgacacacacacatatcttTTTTGTTCCCCCCAGGCTCCCACCCACCCTTTCAAAGCCCCCCCCCCTCCACCCAAACCACCCCGAAACAAACGAGAAACAGAAACGATGTGGCTGCGTTCTTTCGAACACAACGTTATGCTCGAAACACTTTTCACCCATACATAAGTGTATATTTTCCGAATCAATATCATAACGGCGAACCAATACCTGCCAATACTGCCATAATTTCATATTATCTGCGTTCAGTTTACAATGTTTGTGACCGCTAACGAGCcaaataataaatcaaaaaaaaacaaaacaaaactacactccaaaaaaaaagttcacaaTTTGCATGTGTTCTTCGCTTTATGACAGGCACATGAATTGGTATTCCCCACTAAATGCGCTATTAAACCTGATGTCATTAAACACATGTTctcttctattctttttttaaaaaacaaacaacaacaacaaacaacaataaaacctAAACCATAAACTTCAGATACACAAAAGTTTAAGTTAgacttttttcccatttcaagATGAATACAATCTTAACCCCGGTTTAGAGTGGGAGGATGAGTTTACAGGTAGGTTTTTGccataacaaacaaattaatctgctctcttttgtttttgtttctctttttttttatacatctaTTGCAAATGCGCAAATttctttattcgtttttttttattcgttagactttttttattctctataTACGCCACATAGTCGGTTCTATGTTGTTATCATGTTGTTAATAGATTTTCCTTGCATACGGTACtttcttttgcaaattttacacacatccacacaaaaCCCTAAAAGCGTAGCCAGGTGTTTTCCCTATCCTGAAGCATTCAATCGCTTTGCTTCCTTTTGAAaacctattttcttttttttgttttgaatgtttttataCGTGATGCGTGCTAGTAAGGTAGTTTGTTTTGTGGGTGAACTCTTATTACTGCACAGGTTTATTtgtaatgtagccattggttgTTAGATTATGCTCGTTTGAAAGCGATTGCTGTCTTTTAACGATACATACTTTGacgttttattatgttttattttcgccaGTGTttctagaaacaaaaaactagaACACACGTATCCAACGGATGAGTAGCCTCATCGTGAACATTCgattcttgtttcttttttttaatccatGCTCTCAAacttactctctctctctctctctttctttactTCCTGTACTCTGATGATGCTATTACCTTTTACTATCCTCTGCGATACTGTTAGGCACAGGTGTATAATGTCCTACTACCTGTTAAGTTGTATCTTGGTGTAAttacgcctgaaagtatgcaagaATTACATTTATAATTGTAGTTTgtcataaataaattcataGTTTTTTTCGATTCCATCCGTGAATGTGCACGGAGTGTTAGAAGCTGCTTTCGATACACGTTTTGTTCTCTAATATTTAACATTTCCTTCCAAAAAACGatatattgcatacttttaggcgcttACACTTAAAAACCCAATAAAGGAGAAAGTCGCCAACAGGGTGTAGTAGTACACCAATGCACCATTAGACCAAAACCCCTGTCTACGTCACTCCcttatgtccttttttttgttgtaaaactgCAATCAGTAGCGCTGATCGTGGTTGTGCGAGGTGATGTGACAGACCGCGAACTTGGGAATGCTGTtctggtgttttattttcttctcctaACACTAACCCCACTTCTGTAACACGTAGGCAAACTAATCTGTAATACCTCGATAACATTCAACCCCTAACCCGCATCTACGTCGATTTAACACCCTGACAGGTGACTAACGTTTGTCAACGTGCCTCTTGTAGCTTTTGGTTTTGGGTTCAAACTTGGctaaccaccaccaccaccccacTGGCAATAACCTTTCCCCCTCGTGTTTTGTTTAGCCAACCAGCACCATCCGCTCATTATTCTCGCTTATCATATCCAATGGACGGAAAGTAGTAGTAATGTTTACATCTTCAAATCTGCCCATCTTTACTCCATACAACTAGCTGTAACGATGGTTAGCGCAATAAGAACTGTTAGTGCTAGGAAGGGGAAAGACAcatttgttttgacatttctaCTACCATCCTAGCTATTAAGGGGTATTCTCGAATGTGAAAACTGTTAACTGTGCACCATCTCTGTGTGTTCTCCGTCTAAATTCTAACGTTCCTTATGAGCAACATGACGTTGTTCTCTAACCATCTATATACCATCTTTTCTGTCCGTATCCGTCCTATACCCTTATCTCTTCTACTACTCTTGCTCTCCTGTCTATTTCCCTATCTTTAATAtatcctgcaaaaaaaaaatgggtggAGAAATAGTATCATATAAATAGTATCTTATATTCATACCGACCAATACTCCACAGCTGGAGTGGTACCGGCTTATCCATCCAGGGGAGTACATGTTGCTCTTAACTCTCTCCGATCGCTACGCGATTCCAaatcgaaaagcaaaaaaaaatcaaggaaCAATTGTTTATGACCATTTCAAATAAGTCGTTACTCTTTACATATGACTAATGTGTTACTACTGCTgttactactattactactactactattactatcACCTCCTCCTACACCATCTACTACCGCCGCCATTACCATTCTTCTCAATATGTGTGTTAGTGATATACGCTCGAAATAGTATACAAAACGATAAGTTGCGAATGATGTGTGAGTGACATCATGCtgtccttttctttcttttgcataaatttacataaattacACGTCCACATTTGACAGCTCGCTCATATGTAAATAACTGCCACCCGTATGGTCACTGTGCCAACTCTCTTTACACTAGCCTTTCGGTCGCTTTCCTCCCACGATTTGTGCTTGAATAGAGGTTGCAATGCAGTGTCCTTCCATTCGCTAGTTTTGTAATCTTGTTAGTCAAAATTGTAGTAAAATGCCAAGCACAACGCCTCGAAGATGTTACAATCGTACAGATTATTGACTGTGACAGTGTTGAACATTGAAGAAATATTAATCAAATGTTTCTCCATTCTATAAAGTTTGTAAACTATCAGATTCGATCGTCTCACTGCGCCAATTCGTTTTGCACCTTCCATCGTTTCTATCATATCACCGAATCCGATTCACACGCTGTGTATTCCTATTTCTATTTCCATCTTTTTTCCCACTCTTTTATCTCACTATCTTTTCTCTTCTTATCTTTCCCTTTCGATTTTTGCCACTTGATTCTCTACTCTCTCTGTGTACTTATTACTGATTTTCTTAGGCAGCTCTTAAATGGCATCGTACtacgattttgttgttgttttttttatcttcttcaaTTAATCCGTTCGTCTCATCGCGGCAAATAGTCGCGATGGTGCGAATATGTTTGTACATATGTTGTTATACGATTGTCACTATCTTTAAGTGAATGTGAATtttcaattgctttttttctgtattagTGGTTTTTTATGCAAAGTGAATGCCAACGAGAATGCCATACTATAAGTGTGCAAACAAGTAACAACCACACAGAGCGGTTGGGAGTGATGTAAAGAGAAGGTTGGAAGTAAGAGAGACGAAGAAAAAGATAAGagcgagaaaaagagagagagagagagagaaaggattGGTGTAATGCATGATTGTGGCTATATTTGTTGCTCTTATAAGAttagtttttactttttagttgttaagtttttttttattgttgctgcGTGTCTCAGACCATACTAGATCAGAAACAGTTTTACTCATACAGTGCTTACTTTTGGGGACGGTCAAGGTGACGATGAGGAAAGCTCCCTCACCCATATCGACCATGGGTTTCACTCGAAGCTGCCGCCCGGTATACTGCCGCACGGTTTACCAACGGTGAAGGAAGTGGCACCGGCCATCACGCCACAGGAGCAAAAGAAGGAAGATCTGAAGGAAGGTATGTGACAATCTAATCGATCGAACTGCTGATCACTCAtggtacactttttttttctttttgctcacAACAACAGTGAAAGAACTTTCCGCTGAGCAGAAACAGATGATCATACTTTCGGAAGACTTTCAGCGTTTCATCCTGCGCGCTGGCAAGGTAATGGAACGGGCACTGTCCGAAACGGTCGATATCTACACAGACTACATCGGTGACGGTGAGGCGGATGATATGAAGTAAGTCTGCTAGTGTGATTCTTCTATACACCTTGATTGTAACGGGTAACTGTGCTCTCTTTCTGCAATCGTTATTCTTCAGTGACGAGAAATCGCATGCCCGGCTATCGCTGAACCGCACCTTCTACTGTGACCGTTGGTCGAAGAACCGATGCGTGACATCGTTCGACTGGTCGACGCATCACCCGGAGCTGATGGTTGCATCGTACCACAGCAACGAGGAAACACCGAACGAACCGGACGGTGTGGTGGTCGTATGGAACACCAAGTTCAAGAAGCAAACACCGGAAGAGGTGTTCCACTGTCAGAGTGCCGTCATGTCGACCTGCTTCGCAAAGTTCCATCCGAACCTGATCCTTGGCGGTACCTACTCTGGGCAGATTGTGCTGTGGGATAATCGGGTACAGAAGCGTACACCGATTCATCGAACGCCGCTGAGCGCTAATGCCCATACGGTAGGAGTCTCCTGGATTGCCCCATTCCACTCGTGTACATTGTTTTAATGATCGTGTTTTCGCTTCTACGCCCTTAACAGCAACCAGTGTACTGTCTCTCGATGGTTGGAACGCAGAACGCGCACAACGTCATCTCGATCAGCTCGGACGGTAAGCTGTGTTCGTGGAGTTTGGATATGCTTTCACAACCACAGGACGTGCTGGAACTGCAGCATCGCCAGTCAAAGGccatctccgtcacctgcaTGGCATTCCCGCACAACGAGGTAAACAATTTCGTGCTGGGCGGTGAGGATGGTTACGTGTATTCGGCGAGCAGGCACGGCAATCGGTCCGGTATTGGTGAAACGTACGAGAAGCATCTCGGTCCGGTCACTGGCATCTCGGCACATCATAACCAATCGTCACCGGACTTCGGTCATCTGTTCCTTACCTCCTCGATCGATTGGACGATCAAGCTGTGGAGCCTGAAGGATAACAAACCACTGTACTCGTTCGAGGACAACTCGGACTACGTGATGGACGTTGCGTGGTCGCCGATTCATCCCGCCCTTTTCGCCGGCGTTGATGGTAGCGGACGGCTCGACCTGTGGAACCTGAACCAGGACACGGAGGTACCGACCGCATCGATCACGGTGGACGGTCAGCCAGCGTTGAATCGTGTTTCCTGGACACCATCCGGTTTGCACGTGACGGTGGGTGATGAGGCCGGCCGGATCTACGTGTACGATGTGGCGGACAATCTCGCCAACCCGCGTATGGACGAATGGAACAAGCTGAACGCGGTACTGTACGAGCTGAAGATGAACCAGACGGATGAGTTCGACGAAAAGGACAAAAAGTCACCGGTGCCGCAAAACAACACGTCGCTTACATCGCTTACCAGCACGCCGCTCATATGAAACACAATGATGCGACCATACTGAGGCGGAATGGATGGATCCATGATAGCGTAAATCCACGCACGCACGTGGCGGATCTAATGGTAggcggagttttttttgtcgacaGAGGCGACCACCATCTTTAGTTTTAACGGCCCCAAACTCTACCATTCCGCTTCGGGGGCCTCCGTAAAGCTTGATCCGCTAAACTGTTCACGCATAGATTGTATAATTTATTAACATAACTTAACATGCAAAACATACGTTACATAATATTCCGGGTAGTACGAAAAGCGGCGGGGAAATAAACGCCATACAGTCATTTTGTCACGGTGCAGCGTTCTGCAAATAGATAGGGCAGTGCGAAGTTGCGATAttgaaacaacacaaaatggtTTACTATGTAATTAATCGCGTGTACAGCGTGTCAGAAAAGTGTAATTCGCTCTTTCCTGTTTATGAAGAAacactgtaaaaaaaaagtaccagTGGCGGGTTTAAACGCCGGGGGGTCCCCTGGAAGTGTATAAAATCAGACCTGTTTTCTCAATCCCAAGCATTTCGCAACCGGGACCCCATTTGCAAGCGCCCCGCCactgaaataaacaaaacatatacaCACTAACATGAAGGAAAACAACTCAATATGCGCTTACTGCTGTAGTTATTTAAACATTGAAGCTGAAATAGACGTGTTTcaataaaaccataaaatatattcttcCCTTCAGAACCTGTAAACGAGATTTGTTACTTTATTTACacgaagttttgtttttaaaaataatttgcaacgattttagagatttttttgattGTCCTCGATTGTCTCACAACCAGGGCAACACATGTATTGCATTTGTAGAGATTTTGCGCGCGTCTGTTTGGGTGaatgatttaatatttaaattatagcATAATTTATATGCATGATAAATATCTTCATGCCCACGGCGACAGAGAGAACTGCACTGCATGCAACTGCACCGATATGGTACAGAATGAGGTCAGTCCGTCGTCTGGGCGAGCGATGAACAATTTATGTACGATCGGCATCATTTCCCACTTCTGTAAAGGACCATTGCGATTCAAATGAGTCATTTCGCCTCCGCAGATTGTTACTCCAAGGGGCTGAATGGTATGAACAATTCAATGCACAACGCTTTATTTATGCTCACCAATCTTCCATCTCCCTCCTCCCCCtccatttcatttgtttgccgTGCATGGATGCTGCTTCCGTCATCAAGTGCGAAAAAATGACGCAATTCATTAATTCTTTCCTCTAAAAACCTGATGACTGACGCCGCCACGTACACGAACACCCATTTCCAGTGGGGAGAGAGGGAAGGAAAGTGAaaccgagagagagaaagagaaaaaaacgcgtGTCATATGAGCTCATTACATTACTACTCTTGGTAGGAGGAAGCCTTTAGCCGGAAGAATGAAAAGCCCGTCAATGACGACAAACCATCAATTGATGAACGtgaacagagagagaaagaaagagagagcttAATTGTTTGCTCTCGCTCTAGCGACACATGATCTTTGACTgcatttgtgtgcgtgtgtgtgtgtggatttgtGTTTTTACGCACAACACGCTGGCACATTACTCATCCCACGAGACTGGATGCAGACGCGCGATCTCTTAAACCAGGGTTCGGTAAAATCTGACCGGAATGGAATTAtttaagttctactaatttaatttataagtTCTATTTGAACTGAGCTTAAAGGacttagaaaagaaaacatattatCATGAAATCACATATAAaactttcaaatttttatattctttttattttttgctaattttttattcttttttttatttcaatcattatttgagtgaaaagaaactcattgcaacccattggcattaaaataaaacaattttattttttttgcaaaatttctcaaaaaaatggcaaggggtaccccttatgaaattttcgagttgaaatttttttgaaatttttttttcgattttttattctttttttagtttaaagcattatttgagtgaaaagaaacatattgcaacaaattcccattaaaatatatcacatttttcaatattgctaaattgttcagaaacagggtaaggaacttcgttccctgaataacttctggcacagacatctgacggtatggccgtccaagaagaaaatgtagccattggtgccatctatcgaccacaagttaaagattggcgatccgttggataccgaccgagttataggcaaaagttggtgcaaaaatgagaaaaattttacattttctcaaacagggtaaggaacttggttcctcgaataacttctggcacaaacatctgagggcatgaccgtccaagaagaaaatgtagccattgatgccatctatcgaccacaggttaaagattggcgatccgttggataccgaccgagttataggcaaaatttggtgcaaaaatgacccttagtaaattttcatttttttgaattttttgattttttcattatttttcactcttttttttatttcaatcattatttgagtgaaaagaaactcattgcaaccaattgggattaaaataaaacaatttaattttttttgcaaaatttctcaaaaaaatcgtaaggggtaagccttatgaaattttcgagttgaaattttttggaattttttttttcgattttttattctatttttagtttaaagcattatttgagtgaaaagaaacatattgcaacaaattcccattaaaatatatcacatttttcaatattgctaaattgttcaaaaacagggtaaggaacttggttccctgaataacttctggcacagacatctgacggtatggccgtccaagaagaaaatgtagccattggtgccatctatcgaccacaagttaaagattggcgatccgttggataccgaccgagttataggcaaaagttggtgcaaaaatgagaaaaattttacattttctcaaacagggtaaggaacttggttcctcgaataacttctggcacagacatctgagggcatggccgtccaagaagaaaatgtagccattgatgccatctatcgaccacaggttaaagattggcgatccgttggataccgaccgagttataggcaaaatttggtgcaaaaatgacccttagtaaattttcatttttttgaattttttgattttttcattatttttcactattttttttatttcaatcattattagagtgaaaagaaactcattgcaaccaattgggattaaaataaaacaattttattttttttgcaaaatttctcaaaaaaaaacgtaaggggtaagccttatgaaattttcgagttgaaattttttttgaaatttttttttcgattttttattctttttttagtttaaagcattatttgagtgaaaagaaacatagtgcaacaaattcccattaaaatatatcacatttttcaattttgctaaattgttcaaaaacagggtaaggaacttggttccctgaataacttctggcacagacatctgacggtatggccgtccaagaagaaaatgtagccattggtgccatctatcgaccacaagttaaagattggcgatccgttggataccgaccgagttataggcaaaagttggtgcaaaaatgagcaaaattttacattttctcaaacagggtaaggaacttggttcctcgaataacttctggcacagacatctgagggcatggccgtccaagaagaaaatgtagccattgatgccatctatcgaccacaggttaaagattggcgatccgttggataccgaccgagttataggcaaaatttggtgcaaaaatgacccttagtaaattttcatttttttgaattttttgattttttcattatttttcactctttttttttatttcaagcattattagagtgaaaagaaactcattgcaacccattggcattaaaataaatcaattttatttttttttgcaaaatttctcaaaaaaaacgtaaggggtaagccttatgaaattttcgagttgaatttttttggaattttttttttcgattttttattctatttttagtttaaagcattatttgagtgaaaagaaacatattgcaacaaattcccattaaaatatatcacatttttcaatattgctaaattgttcaaaaaaaggtaatgccggggttttttatgactccgaaatgagtcgttaaacgagctgactccaaataacgactcattcactctgagttcattcacaaaaaaaagttgttattctcatctctagtatattccggatgggattttggTACCCATCCTGCCGTGTAAGACGAGCGTCGCTAGCAAATACATCAACGGATCGTTCACAATTACTGTAAcaaatcgaaataaatttttaaagatTGCCTAACCCTGTGTTCGACTCCACTCGAGACGTTAGTGTTGGTATTGGATTTCCTGCCGGAGCATGAATGAAATAGCATACAGTCGCATCCATTGGACATTGAAGGGAGATAGCACGAGCAAGCCGAGACGATGCCGTCGCGACAGCAAAACACGACCGCTACGCACGCTGCTGTCAGTCTAGTGGTACGTTCGTTGGAAGACAAAACCGATCTACGCGGAGCGTCTGTGCACTTTCCGTACTATACGCAGTTTGCAAGTGTAACAATAATAAACGTCCAGACAgcttagcaaaaacaaaacaacacaaacaaacgcttCCGGTGTCCGTTGTTCTAGTGAGTGTTCTCGGTAAGAAAACCGCGCGTAACCTTCGATCAGGTGGAAACGGGTTAAGGTTGACGTGCTATAGCGTGATTTGGTGAAACGGTgaagtttggtgttttttttttactcaacgTTTTGTTGCCGTGTTTTAATGTTGCTCTCAAGGTGGAATTTTACGACTAATCTGCATTTATCTTTTTGGATGTATTTTGCTACACAACTTATCTACTCCATAAAGCGATAAGTGAAATTGTATCAATTCCTTAATcctcacacacgcatacaccgACATACGCCGGGTTGAAAATAAGGGCGAGGGGttgcgtttcatttttcttcagcaCAAGGGTGCAACAACGAAAAGTAGCCCTTGCGTTGTGTCGCGAACACTGTACAAACGGTACGGCCTGCTTGGACAAATTTATTCCCGccattccaaaaaaacaaaaaacaaaaaatacgatGCACAACTTCACAGCGCAGGGACAGATGCAAGCGACGTGCGCATTACAATCGTAAATAGTCAAAcgcaaacgattttttttttatttcgcttggTTTGTCCACTTCTTTTCGGGGCTTCTTTTGCTACGCAAGCAGCACTTTTAAGTAAGTGGGCACCAGAGCAAGAATGTTTCGGACACACGCGGAGATTTGTACTTCTCCAATTTCGCTGtccgttcgttttttttccaaactgaGAGCCAGAAACAAGAGCGaaggtgatttatttttagagCACATGGTGCACTTTTCCGGGCGCAATCGAAGCAGCAACACCCGCTGCCATCCATCGGAACATCTCATCGTCTGGTTGTTATTCTTTCACATTTTGATGAAGCCAATTTTCCATC is part of the Anopheles funestus chromosome X, idAnoFuneDA-416_04, whole genome shotgun sequence genome and encodes:
- the LOC125771472 gene encoding cytoplasmic dynein 1 intermediate chain isoform X9, with amino-acid sequence MNRKAELERKKAKLQALREEKDRRRKEKEQKDLEEAAGKLGHSETSTRKDLDEMLSSLGVAPVSEVLSSLSSVNSATSDQSTTHTPDASLQPSINGQSYRKKPVNLCLVSVQATNIPPKETVVYSKQTQTNSSGGHERDAHATDYYDEYNLNPGLEWEDEFTGDDEESSLTHIDHGFHSKLPPGILPHGLPTVKEVAPAITPQEQKKEDLKEVKELSAEQKQMIILSEDFQRFILRAGKVMERALSETVDIYTDYIGDGEADDMNDEKSHARLSLNRTFYCDRWSKNRCVTSFDWSTHHPELMVASYHSNEETPNEPDGVVVVWNTKFKKQTPEEVFHCQSAVMSTCFAKFHPNLILGGTYSGQIVLWDNRVQKRTPIHRTPLSANAHTQPVYCLSMVGTQNAHNVISISSDGKLCSWSLDMLSQPQDVLELQHRQSKAISVTCMAFPHNEVNNFVLGGEDGYVYSASRHGNRSGIGETYEKHLGPVTGISAHHNQSSPDFGHLFLTSSIDWTIKLWSLKDNKPLYSFEDNSDYVMDVAWSPIHPALFAGVDGSGRLDLWNLNQDTEVPTASITVDGQPALNRVSWTPSGLHVTVGDEAGRIYVYDVADNLANPRMDEWNKLNAVLYELKMNQTDEFDEKDKKSPVPQNNTSLTSLTSTPLI
- the LOC125771472 gene encoding cytoplasmic dynein 1 intermediate chain isoform X6; protein product: MNRKAELERKKAKLQALREEKDRRRKEKEQKDLEEAAGKLGHSETSTRKDLDEMLSSLGVAPVSEVLSSLSSVNSATSDQSTTHTPDASLQPSINGQSYRKKPVNLCLVSVQATNIPPKETVVYSKQTQTNSSGGHERDAHATDYYDEYNLNPGLEWEDEFTVLTFGDGQGDDEESSLTHIDHGFHSKLPPGILPHGLPTVKEVAPAITPQEQKKEDLKEVKELSAEQKQMIILSEDFQRFILRAGKVMERALSETVDIYTDYIGDGEADDMNDEKSHARLSLNRTFYCDRWSKNRCVTSFDWSTHHPELMVASYHSNEETPNEPDGVVVVWNTKFKKQTPEEVFHCQSAVMSTCFAKFHPNLILGGTYSGQIVLWDNRVQKRTPIHRTPLSANAHTQPVYCLSMVGTQNAHNVISISSDGKLCSWSLDMLSQPQDVLELQHRQSKAISVTCMAFPHNEVNNFVLGGEDGYVYSASRHGNRSGIGETYEKHLGPVTGISAHHNQSSPDFGHLFLTSSIDWTIKLWSLKDNKPLYSFEDNSDYVMDVAWSPIHPALFAGVDGSGRLDLWNLNQDTEVPTASITVDGQPALNRVSWTPSGLHVTVGDEAGRIYVYDVADNLANPRMDEWNKLNAVLYELKMNQTDEFDEKDKKSPVPQNNTSLTSLTSTPLI
- the LOC125771472 gene encoding cytoplasmic dynein 1 intermediate chain isoform X1; its protein translation is MNRKAELERKKAKLQALREEKDRRRKEKEQKDLEEAAGKLGHSETSTRKDLDEMLSSLGVAPVSEVLSSLSSVNSATSDQSTTHTPDASLQPSINGQSYRKKPVNLCLVSVQATNIPPKETVVYSKQTQTNSSGGHERDVFSCHSSPLSGYMEDWWRPRKAHATDYYDEYNLNPGLEWEDEFTVLTFGDGQGDDEESSLTHIDHGFHSKLPPGILPHGLPTVKEVAPAITPQEQKKEDLKEVKELSAEQKQMIILSEDFQRFILRAGKVMERALSETVDIYTDYIGDGEADDMNDEKSHARLSLNRTFYCDRWSKNRCVTSFDWSTHHPELMVASYHSNEETPNEPDGVVVVWNTKFKKQTPEEVFHCQSAVMSTCFAKFHPNLILGGTYSGQIVLWDNRVQKRTPIHRTPLSANAHTQPVYCLSMVGTQNAHNVISISSDGKLCSWSLDMLSQPQDVLELQHRQSKAISVTCMAFPHNEVNNFVLGGEDGYVYSASRHGNRSGIGETYEKHLGPVTGISAHHNQSSPDFGHLFLTSSIDWTIKLWSLKDNKPLYSFEDNSDYVMDVAWSPIHPALFAGVDGSGRLDLWNLNQDTEVPTASITVDGQPALNRVSWTPSGLHVTVGDEAGRIYVYDVADNLANPRMDEWNKLNAVLYELKMNQTDEFDEKDKKSPVPQNNTSLTSLTSTPLI
- the LOC125771472 gene encoding cytoplasmic dynein 1 intermediate chain isoform X2, which gives rise to MNRKAELERKKAKLQALREEKDRRRKEKEQKDLEEAAGKLGHSETSTRKDLDEMLSSLGVAPVSEVLSSLSSVNSATSDQSTTHTPDASLQPSINGQSYRKKPVNLCLVSVQATNIPPKETVVYSKQTQTNSSGGHERDVFSCHSSPLSGYMEDWWRPRKAHATDYYDEYNLNPGLEWEDEFTGDDEESSLTHIDHGFHSKLPPGILPHGLPTVKEVAPAITPQEQKKEDLKEVKELSAEQKQMIILSEDFQRFILRAGKVMERALSETVDIYTDYIGDGEADDMNDEKSHARLSLNRTFYCDRWSKNRCVTSFDWSTHHPELMVASYHSNEETPNEPDGVVVVWNTKFKKQTPEEVFHCQSAVMSTCFAKFHPNLILGGTYSGQIVLWDNRVQKRTPIHRTPLSANAHTQPVYCLSMVGTQNAHNVISISSDGKLCSWSLDMLSQPQDVLELQHRQSKAISVTCMAFPHNEVNNFVLGGEDGYVYSASRHGNRSGIGETYEKHLGPVTGISAHHNQSSPDFGHLFLTSSIDWTIKLWSLKDNKPLYSFEDNSDYVMDVAWSPIHPALFAGVDGSGRLDLWNLNQDTEVPTASITVDGQPALNRVSWTPSGLHVTVGDEAGRIYVYDVADNLANPRMDEWNKLNAVLYELKMNQTDEFDEKDKKSPVPQNNTSLTSLTSTPLI